A single window of Myxocyprinus asiaticus isolate MX2 ecotype Aquarium Trade chromosome 34, UBuf_Myxa_2, whole genome shotgun sequence DNA harbors:
- the LOC127425582 gene encoding biogenesis of lysosome-related organelles complex 1 subunit 4-like: MEHRFDRAAAVLSPLEESSAEVSRDSGIVSQSASSLSMVSEALSSGTVSQSSSFGAAVAQDPNSAAGETQEQSEPEQTQDDELLRHTAIAYSSYMRANAEEEVLCLERSLEEMLTRVDEFVGMLDMIRNDTSQVVNENLPQIQRKSEEMRGIYRKIDKLEAFVKMVGANVSAMEEQVTQVEGEVGTLPGAFKKIFRTMSVPGFLNKRASPRRQTQRHQELPSVFRTEDYFKSQSEQ, translated from the exons ATGGAGCATCGCTTTGACAGGGCAGCGGCGGTGCTGTCACCGCTGGAGGAGTCCAGCGCCGAGGTGAGCAGAGACAGCGGCATCGTGTCGCAGAGCGCCAGCAGCTTGTCTATGGTTAGCGAGGCCCTGAGCAGCGGTACCGTGTCTCAGAGCTCGAGCTTCGGCGCTGCAGTGGCCCAGGACCCGAACTCTGCTGCGGGAGAAACCCAAGAACAGAGCGAGCCGGAACAGACACAAGACGACGAGCTGCTGAGACACACAGCGATAGCTTACTCCTCCTATATGAGAGCAAATGCTGAAGAAGAG GTCCTGTGCTTGGAGAGAAGTCTGGAGGAAATGCTTACAAGAGTAGATGAGTTTGTGGGAATGCTTGATATG ATTAGAAATGACACATCTCAGGTGGTCAATGAGAACCTGCCACAGATACAAAGAAAATCTGAAGAGATGAGAGGGATATACAGAAAAATCGACAAATTGGAG GCCTTTGTCAAAATGGTTGGAGCCAATGTCAGTGCCATGGAAGAACAAGTCACTCAAGTTGAAGGTGAAGTTGGAACTCTACCAGGCGCCTTCAAAAAGATCTTTCGCACAATGAGCGTGCCAGGATTTTTAAAT AAACGTGCTAGCCCAAGAAGGCAAACGCAAAGACATCAAGAGCTTCCTAGTGTATTTAGGACAGAAGATTACTTTAAATCTCAGTCCGAGCAGTAG